In one Chlamydia sp. BM-2023 genomic region, the following are encoded:
- the sufD gene encoding Fe-S cluster assembly protein SufD encodes MLDFLEHSVPIVKNSAVHQAAQACYNKHCQSDSFREVFRCFPWLKNLAESPEKYHIANGAAEIVKQHWLHHQYSLSCECVLINGKYEPSLSQLPEGVISMSLKEAQSVFSTFIQMYDIDAQPLAFFNAVCSHEDGVVIYVPEGFQVSETLCIRHICFPISNDDTVIYSPKIILIVGKQASCRVHVHHHTERGSGVAESFAIVNGVTELFVSEGAELSLTMVPKYVNEERVSWSHTATIEEKGACSITQHLLKDVQGFGWFDNTFSMVGDNSHAESLVSVLSPKKTWVRNLMHHDAESTTSRQTIKSILYSGHFLFEGSINVSSRGIFSDAYQKHDTLLLSDNASVTTFPRLEILTDDVKASHGATVGPLDPQQIFYMQSRGMTREEAQKKLIQGFLSTQPSQEAFPKLAAQIQVQETRESTIDGM; translated from the coding sequence ATGTTAGATTTTTTAGAACATAGTGTCCCTATAGTTAAGAATTCCGCGGTTCATCAAGCTGCCCAAGCATGCTATAACAAGCATTGCCAATCGGATTCTTTTAGAGAAGTATTTCGTTGTTTCCCCTGGCTTAAAAATTTAGCGGAATCTCCGGAGAAGTATCACATCGCTAATGGAGCCGCGGAAATAGTAAAGCAGCACTGGCTACACCATCAATACTCATTATCATGTGAATGTGTATTAATTAATGGGAAATATGAACCCTCGCTTTCTCAATTGCCCGAGGGAGTGATTTCCATGTCGTTGAAAGAGGCACAGTCAGTATTTTCTACCTTTATTCAAATGTATGATATAGATGCTCAGCCTTTAGCTTTTTTTAATGCTGTGTGCTCTCATGAGGACGGCGTGGTTATTTATGTCCCTGAGGGATTTCAGGTGAGCGAAACTTTATGCATTCGGCATATTTGTTTTCCAATATCTAACGACGACACAGTTATTTATTCTCCGAAGATAATTTTAATAGTAGGGAAGCAGGCTAGCTGTCGTGTTCACGTGCATCACCATACTGAACGAGGCAGTGGTGTTGCTGAGAGTTTTGCTATAGTTAATGGTGTTACGGAACTTTTTGTATCAGAAGGTGCGGAGTTATCATTAACGATGGTGCCTAAATACGTGAATGAAGAAAGAGTAAGTTGGTCTCATACAGCAACTATTGAGGAAAAAGGTGCGTGTTCTATAACCCAACATCTTCTTAAAGATGTTCAGGGTTTTGGTTGGTTTGACAATACGTTTTCTATGGTTGGGGATAACTCTCATGCAGAATCTTTAGTTTCTGTTCTTTCTCCTAAAAAGACATGGGTGAGAAATCTCATGCATCATGATGCGGAGTCAACAACCTCCCGACAAACTATTAAATCGATATTATATTCAGGTCATTTTCTATTTGAGGGGAGTATAAACGTCTCATCACGAGGGATATTTTCAGATGCGTATCAAAAGCATGATACTTTACTGCTTAGTGATAATGCTTCTGTGACGACCTTCCCTAGGCTAGAAATCCTTACGGACGATGTTAAAGCTTCTCATGGGGCTACTGTAGGCCCGCTAGATCCTCAGCAAATATTTTATATGCAATCGCGTGGAATGACGCGTGAAGAAGCCCAAAAGAAGCTTATCCAAGGGTTTTTATCAACACAACCTTCTCAAGAAGCTTTTCCAAAGCTAGCAGCACAAATACAAGTTCAGGAAACTAGGGAGAGCACTATCGATGGTATGTAG
- a CDS encoding SufS family cysteine desulfurase, translated as MVCRIKEDFPIFANKKLKGESYTYLDSAATTHKPKKVIDAITDFYSFDYATVNRNVYSSSKNITQGYTAVRGKVRQWIQASHDEEIVFTRGTTAALNLLAISANEVLIPQGGVVLVSEAEHHANVLSWEMACRRRGSHVKKISVDDFGYINLEHLEALLKEGASFVSIAHISNVTGCIQPLEEISRLVHKYGAYIAVDGAQGVAHTPINVVGWDVDFYAFSSHKMYGPTGVGVLYGKKELLEKLPPVEGGGDMVAIYHSEHPEFLPSPLKFEAGTPPIASILGLGAAIDYLQALPDSIYQQEEDLTNYLYDELMTIPGIQILGPCQGKPRGALVSSKISGAHPFDLGCLLDLQGIAVRTGHQCSQPAMTRWNMGHVLRVSLGIYNDKEDIEIFMSALRAILARIRV; from the coding sequence ATGGTATGTAGAATAAAAGAAGATTTCCCTATTTTTGCTAACAAAAAACTCAAGGGAGAATCTTATACTTATTTAGATTCTGCAGCTACTACGCATAAACCTAAAAAAGTAATAGATGCTATTACGGATTTTTACAGCTTTGACTATGCTACTGTGAACCGTAATGTCTATAGTTCTTCGAAAAACATTACCCAAGGTTACACTGCTGTTCGTGGAAAAGTACGCCAGTGGATACAAGCGTCCCATGATGAGGAAATCGTTTTTACTCGAGGGACTACAGCAGCGCTAAATTTATTAGCTATATCAGCTAACGAGGTGCTTATTCCTCAGGGTGGTGTTGTTTTGGTCTCAGAGGCGGAACATCATGCTAATGTTTTGTCTTGGGAGATGGCTTGTCGTCGTCGAGGATCTCATGTAAAAAAAATATCTGTTGATGATTTTGGTTATATAAACCTGGAGCATTTAGAAGCCTTGCTAAAAGAAGGCGCTTCTTTTGTTAGTATAGCACATATTAGTAATGTTACCGGATGTATTCAGCCTTTAGAAGAAATCTCTCGTTTAGTTCATAAATATGGTGCCTACATTGCTGTGGATGGAGCTCAGGGAGTTGCCCATACTCCTATAAATGTCGTGGGCTGGGATGTAGATTTTTACGCATTTTCTTCGCATAAAATGTACGGCCCTACAGGTGTGGGAGTGTTATACGGGAAGAAGGAACTTTTAGAAAAGCTTCCTCCTGTGGAAGGAGGGGGAGATATGGTAGCTATCTATCATAGTGAACATCCCGAATTTCTCCCTTCGCCTTTAAAATTTGAAGCAGGAACCCCTCCAATAGCATCTATTTTAGGGTTAGGGGCCGCTATAGATTATCTGCAAGCTTTGCCAGATTCTATATATCAGCAGGAAGAAGATTTAACAAATTACCTATACGATGAGTTAATGACTATTCCTGGCATACAAATACTTGGTCCCTGCCAAGGAAAGCCTCGAGGGGCTTTGGTAAGCTCTAAAATTTCTGGAGCACACCCTTTTGATCTGGGATGTTTATTAGATCTTCAGGGCATTGCCGTGCGTACAGGACATCAATGTTCTCAACCAGCAATGACTCGCTGGAATATGGGACATGTGCTTCGAGTTTCATTAGGTATTTATAATGATAAAGAAGATATTGAGATTTTTATGTCCGCTTTACGTGCTATATTAGCAAGAATTCGGGTATAG
- a CDS encoding polysaccharide deacetylase family protein: MLIVLAFRQLFFSKNRQSLEKLQRYLLLLKQTYPLVLPGEPIKKLSLMLTFDHASIDFYSHIFPFLQTHKIPAVVGIAWRYVADESAKNLPLSHRLFPSETLAFQDEIFSEYQPFCTKQELQTIANSPQIQLASSGFAIRNLRHSPPYLATEIFLSKYYIEKTLGKTPQVFFYPFGKYDNLSEQVVKKHYPFSFVLGNTINSKNKRHRIYRLDMKQSRYMLPKLTHSPKYAKNWLIDKCEQTCLRYRHKERMNFQESSR; this comes from the coding sequence ATGCTTATTGTTTTAGCCTTTCGACAGCTTTTCTTTTCTAAAAACAGGCAGTCTTTAGAGAAACTGCAAAGATATTTATTGCTTCTCAAGCAAACATATCCCCTGGTACTCCCCGGAGAACCCATAAAAAAGTTATCTCTTATGCTAACTTTTGACCATGCTTCTATAGATTTTTATTCCCATATATTCCCTTTCCTACAGACTCACAAAATCCCCGCTGTTGTAGGTATCGCTTGGAGATATGTCGCCGATGAATCCGCAAAAAATCTCCCTCTTTCTCATCGTTTATTCCCTAGTGAAACACTAGCATTCCAGGATGAAATCTTTTCCGAATACCAGCCGTTTTGCACAAAACAAGAACTACAAACAATAGCAAATTCCCCCCAGATACAACTAGCCTCATCAGGATTTGCTATTCGTAATTTACGTCATTCTCCTCCCTACTTAGCTACGGAAATTTTTCTATCTAAATATTATATTGAAAAAACCTTAGGGAAAACTCCCCAGGTTTTTTTCTATCCCTTTGGGAAGTATGACAATCTCAGTGAACAAGTAGTTAAGAAGCACTATCCGTTTTCTTTTGTTCTTGGAAATACAATAAACAGTAAAAACAAACGACATAGAATCTATCGTTTAGATATGAAGCAGTCTCGCTATATGCTTCCTAAGTTAACCCATAGTCCTAAATACGCTAAAAACTGGCTGATAGATAAATGCGAGCAAACTTGTTTGCGCTACCGACATAAAGAACGGATGAATTTTCAAGAAAGTTCAAGATAA
- a CDS encoding ParB/RepB/Spo0J family partition protein, producing the protein MSGVINKDTIIEVAIDNIRVSPFQPRRIFSESELQELVSSLKSVGLIHPPVVREIRSGDKVLYYELIAGERRWRALQLAGYSTIPVVLKQVVTDDIAAEATLIENIQRVNLNPMEMAEAFKKLINVFGLTQDKVAHRVGKKRSTVANYLRLFSLSDTIQKSLYLGEITLGHAKVILTLEDPKLREILNERIISQRLAVREAEQEAKKLLSGESSPSFKENTKSQRDSSHSYEMQERLSQSLGYKVTVKSQGSHYNVMLHIQDEEQLRQLEKLLLQS; encoded by the coding sequence GTGAGTGGAGTTATCAATAAAGATACAATAATAGAAGTGGCTATAGACAATATTCGTGTGAGTCCTTTTCAGCCTCGACGTATATTTTCTGAATCAGAACTACAGGAGTTAGTGTCTTCTTTAAAATCTGTAGGTTTAATTCATCCTCCTGTGGTTCGTGAAATCCGCAGCGGAGATAAGGTTTTATATTATGAATTAATAGCTGGGGAGCGCCGTTGGCGAGCATTACAGCTGGCGGGATATTCAACAATTCCTGTTGTTCTCAAGCAGGTAGTCACTGATGACATCGCTGCAGAAGCCACGCTAATAGAAAATATCCAAAGGGTGAACCTAAACCCTATGGAAATGGCAGAGGCTTTTAAAAAACTTATTAATGTTTTCGGTCTGACCCAGGATAAGGTAGCCCATAGAGTAGGGAAAAAACGTTCTACGGTTGCTAATTACCTACGTCTATTTTCTTTGTCGGATACAATTCAAAAAAGTCTTTATTTGGGAGAGATTACTCTGGGTCATGCTAAGGTTATCCTTACTCTTGAGGATCCTAAATTACGGGAAATCCTTAATGAAAGAATAATTTCCCAACGTCTTGCTGTTCGCGAAGCTGAACAAGAAGCTAAAAAATTGCTCTCTGGGGAGAGTAGTCCTTCTTTTAAAGAAAATACAAAATCACAGAGGGACTCATCTCATTCCTATGAGATGCAAGAGCGTCTAAGCCAATCTTTAGGATATAAGGTGACCGTAAAGTCTCAAGGGTCTCATTATAATGTAATGTTACATATCCAAGATGAAGAACAGCTCAGACAGTTAGAAAAATTGCTTTTGCAATCGTAA
- a CDS encoding oligopeptide/dipeptide ABC transporter ATP-binding protein, protein MNDSFPLVQANQIKKYYYKRPHWFRRKTIATKAIDNISFSIPSGKIVGLIGESGSGKTTLALALAGLLPLTSGYLSFNNTPIKLQSRYDLKRLRSHVRMVFQNPKASLNPRKTIFDSLAHALIHHRIITKEKLTSVIGDTLELVGLSADYFYRYPHQLSGGQQQRVSIARAVLGSPQLIICDEVVSALDLSMQAQILNMLSNLQKELKMSYLFISHDLAVVRSFCSEVIIMYKGKIVESGKTEDIFLTPRHPYTQMLLNSQLPDMPENRNANDKLQPYQTPPCESPCAQGCVFYNRCPKRQELCRKGPIPEYTNHEKHSYQCIF, encoded by the coding sequence ATGAATGATTCTTTCCCTTTAGTACAAGCCAATCAAATAAAAAAATATTACTATAAACGTCCTCATTGGTTTCGTAGAAAAACAATAGCAACAAAGGCCATTGATAATATTTCCTTTTCGATCCCTTCTGGGAAAATCGTCGGTTTAATCGGGGAATCAGGATCAGGGAAAACCACGTTAGCCTTAGCACTTGCGGGGTTGCTACCACTAACTTCTGGGTATTTATCTTTTAATAACACGCCTATCAAACTGCAATCACGCTATGATTTAAAGCGTTTACGCTCTCATGTGCGTATGGTATTTCAAAATCCTAAAGCATCACTAAACCCTAGAAAAACGATTTTCGATAGCTTAGCCCATGCTCTTATTCATCACAGGATAATTACAAAAGAGAAACTAACTTCTGTAATTGGAGATACACTAGAGCTGGTAGGTTTATCTGCTGATTATTTTTATCGTTATCCTCATCAGCTCTCAGGGGGACAACAGCAGCGTGTTTCCATAGCAAGAGCTGTTCTAGGTTCTCCGCAGCTCATCATATGCGATGAGGTTGTTTCAGCTTTAGATCTCTCCATGCAAGCTCAGATCCTTAATATGCTCAGCAACCTACAAAAAGAGCTGAAAATGAGCTACTTATTTATTTCCCATGACTTAGCAGTAGTACGCTCATTTTGTTCTGAAGTTATCATTATGTATAAAGGGAAAATTGTTGAATCGGGAAAAACAGAAGACATCTTTTTAACTCCCAGGCATCCCTATACACAGATGCTTCTAAATTCACAGCTTCCTGATATGCCTGAAAATCGCAATGCCAATGATAAGTTACAGCCTTATCAAACTCCGCCTTGTGAATCTCCGTGCGCACAGGGATGTGTTTTCTATAATCGCTGTCCCAAAAGACAAGAACTTTGCCGTAAAGGCCCTATTCCAGAATATACGAATCATGAAAAACATTCATATCAATGTATTTTCTAG
- a CDS encoding ABC transporter ATP-binding protein, whose product MTHPPILQVKDLSISLNKQRRSFPIIESLSFDLHKGRTLAIIGESGSGKSVTAQALMQLLPSPLFSVSGDILFRGKDLLQAPRGILRSIFGTKISMIFQNPQSSLNPVFTIEQQFQELIRTHLHLPQKEGRDKAIKALIDTGFHNPELCLKLYPHQLSGGMLQRVSIAMALISSPEVLIADEPTTALDVSVQYQILKLLKDLQEKIGMSLLIITHNMGVVAETADEVLVLYAGRMAEYGSAKQIFHNPCHPYTQDLLASRPSMSDQTFVAIPGQPPHYDDLPCGCCYYPRCSKSFAKCATEPPQIQDVDNGHRVRCWLYE is encoded by the coding sequence ATGACTCATCCTCCCATCTTACAGGTTAAAGATCTATCAATAAGTCTGAATAAGCAGCGACGCAGCTTCCCCATTATTGAGTCTTTGTCATTTGATCTACATAAAGGTAGAACCTTAGCAATTATTGGAGAATCAGGATCAGGGAAGTCAGTGACTGCGCAAGCGCTAATGCAGTTATTACCCTCTCCTTTATTTTCAGTGTCTGGGGATATCCTTTTTCGTGGGAAAGATTTATTACAAGCTCCTCGGGGAATATTAAGATCTATTTTTGGAACAAAAATCTCTATGATTTTCCAGAATCCACAGTCCTCTTTAAATCCTGTATTCACAATAGAACAACAATTTCAGGAGCTCATCCGCACGCATCTTCATCTTCCTCAGAAGGAAGGAAGGGATAAAGCGATCAAAGCCCTCATAGATACGGGTTTTCATAACCCTGAATTATGTCTCAAGCTCTATCCTCATCAGCTCTCGGGGGGAATGTTACAAAGGGTGTCTATTGCTATGGCGTTGATCTCCTCCCCCGAAGTTTTAATTGCTGATGAGCCAACAACAGCTCTTGATGTTTCCGTACAATATCAGATTCTCAAATTGCTAAAGGATCTCCAGGAAAAGATAGGTATGAGCCTATTGATCATTACGCATAATATGGGCGTTGTTGCAGAAACTGCTGATGAAGTCTTAGTTCTATACGCAGGAAGAATGGCGGAGTATGGCTCTGCAAAACAAATTTTCCACAATCCTTGTCATCCTTATACCCAAGATCTTCTTGCTTCTCGACCTTCTATGAGTGATCAAACCTTTGTAGCTATTCCGGGTCAGCCTCCCCATTATGATGATCTTCCTTGTGGATGTTGTTATTATCCAAGATGTTCGAAATCTTTTGCAAAATGTGCAACAGAGCCTCCACAAATTCAAGATGTGGATAACGGGCATAGAGTAAGGTGCTGGCTATATGAATGA
- a CDS encoding TIGR00153 family protein: MQTLARLFGQSPFAPLQAHLEVVAFCVQQMVPIFTALRNGDHKQVQIISKSISDKEYQADCIKNDMRNHLPVGLFMPISRAGILEIISIQDGIADISEDVAILLTVRKLHFYPEFEKIFFQFLHKNVETFDLTMTVIQEFNKLLESSFGGRKADKARFLVSRVAKAEHESDVIQREIMQIFFSDEFSISEKEFYLWLQIIKRVAGISDSSEKLAHRINMTLEEK; this comes from the coding sequence ATGCAAACCCTTGCTCGTCTATTCGGACAGTCTCCCTTTGCCCCCCTACAAGCGCATTTGGAAGTAGTCGCGTTCTGCGTTCAGCAGATGGTGCCTATATTCACGGCGTTGCGTAATGGGGATCATAAACAAGTACAAATAATTTCTAAAAGCATCTCCGATAAAGAATACCAAGCAGATTGTATAAAAAATGATATGCGTAATCACCTCCCTGTAGGCTTATTTATGCCTATATCGAGAGCGGGGATTCTAGAAATTATTTCCATACAAGATGGCATCGCGGATATTTCTGAAGATGTTGCCATCTTGCTTACAGTCAGAAAGTTGCATTTTTATCCAGAATTTGAAAAGATATTCTTTCAGTTTCTGCACAAAAATGTCGAAACGTTTGATCTCACAATGACCGTCATACAAGAATTCAATAAATTACTAGAAAGTTCTTTTGGAGGGCGTAAAGCCGACAAAGCACGTTTTCTAGTAAGTCGTGTGGCAAAAGCAGAACATGAGTCTGATGTTATTCAACGAGAGATCATGCAAATATTCTTTTCTGATGAGTTCTCTATTTCTGAAAAAGAATTTTATTTGTGGTTGCAGATAATCAAGCGTGTGGCAGGAATTTCCGATAGCTCGGAAAAGCTTGCGCATCGAATTAATATGACGCTAGAAGAAAAGTAA